In the genome of Hymenobacter cellulosivorans, one region contains:
- a CDS encoding SMP-30/gluconolactonase/LRE family protein: MSTFSYRTLRPWSCTLLLATLAASCSSPSASDGSSTNATATDSTATGTVATPANSPLQVVAEFREPQIVGVAVLPDGRVFGDFPRWDDNPVAPIAEIGTDGSVKPYPDANWCLWNETTRNEPQKHWICPQSVHADKTGMLWVLDPASPGLKATVPGGPKLVKIDPKTNKVVQNISIPESVASRKSYLNDVRIDTQNNYAYVTESGVGSLVVVDLKSGKARKLLAMHPSMMGDTTLNIKADGHEMIDATGKRARFNADGIALSQDAQYLYWKPLTSYKLYRIKTEVLRNAALTDAQLAQQIEDLGQVPACDGMEIDAANNLYMTTFEDHSIKRRTPAGKIEVVVQDPRLEWPDTFAFTADGTMYVTASAIHKTPTWNKGVGKQDQPYRIFKMALPK, encoded by the coding sequence ATGTCCACTTTTTCGTACCGCACACTGCGGCCTTGGAGCTGTACGCTCTTACTGGCTACCTTAGCTGCCAGTTGTTCTTCCCCCAGCGCATCCGACGGTAGCTCAACCAACGCTACTGCTACCGATTCGACGGCAACTGGTACGGTGGCCACTCCGGCCAACTCTCCCCTGCAGGTAGTAGCCGAGTTTCGGGAGCCCCAGATTGTAGGTGTCGCTGTGCTGCCCGATGGCCGCGTGTTTGGCGACTTCCCGCGTTGGGACGACAATCCCGTAGCACCCATTGCTGAAATCGGGACGGACGGCTCCGTGAAGCCTTATCCGGATGCCAACTGGTGCCTGTGGAACGAAACGACCCGCAACGAGCCCCAGAAACACTGGATTTGCCCCCAGAGCGTCCACGCCGACAAAACCGGTATGCTCTGGGTTCTCGACCCCGCCTCGCCCGGTTTGAAAGCCACAGTGCCTGGTGGGCCGAAGCTGGTTAAGATTGACCCCAAGACGAATAAGGTGGTGCAAAATATCAGCATCCCCGAAAGCGTGGCCTCACGCAAGTCCTACCTCAACGACGTGCGCATCGACACCCAGAACAACTACGCCTACGTCACCGAGTCGGGGGTTGGCAGTCTGGTGGTGGTTGATTTAAAATCGGGCAAGGCGCGTAAACTGTTGGCTATGCATCCCTCTATGATGGGCGACACGACGCTCAATATCAAAGCCGACGGCCACGAAATGATTGATGCCACTGGCAAACGGGCCCGCTTCAACGCCGACGGAATTGCCCTGAGCCAGGATGCGCAGTACCTCTACTGGAAGCCGCTGACCAGCTACAAGCTCTACCGCATCAAGACCGAAGTTCTGCGCAATGCTGCTTTGACCGATGCGCAGTTAGCCCAGCAGATCGAAGATTTAGGTCAGGTGCCGGCCTGCGACGGAATGGAAATCGATGCTGCCAATAATCTGTACATGACCACTTTTGAGGATCATTCTATCAAACGCCGGACGCCAGCGGGTAAAATCGAAGTTGTAGTGCAGGACCCGCGGCTTGAGTGGCCGGATACGTTTGCCTTCACCGCCGATGGCACGATGTACGTCACGGCTTCCGCTATTCATAAAACGCCCACCTGGAATAAAGGAGTCGGCAAGCAGGATCAGCCCTACCGGATTTTTAAAATGGCTCTGCCAAAATAA
- a CDS encoding WG repeat-containing protein — protein sequence MLHVFLLGSFSDSARREQFEAVRAALAAEPNSPPTLLLGNVPGAEGEALDAVVLRPHLITILVLEPRGGRLTIRDFAHAAWQLNGAPLTGAAAADNPFQQFLQQKNALDQLLRPHLHAGQANLNFISGLLLFGEPVTFGPEVEERMSAVPAANNFQLLADPSRFTRRLAQLATPEIDLTAADLEHLAAELAPSADSTSAAAAPEPEEEPADALSDEPIAPTAGGFLQQKAAQLWRWLGAEDVTDLDEAPYGYTEKTLAARNHEKQELERLQASMQQELATQLRAMEAREAEREKSIAQLRQQLATAPPVASEAARLQERLAVENREKEALDAAILASRAESEARNRELDAKIQQLEQLMQRLQAAPISSPAAPGYSSASSPAPTPLHPTIRAGFRQVRAWRRRLPRLAALGTGVLAVALVVGGVKSLMAGPPTRFTEHGRWGLLEADGDTLVPARYSSISDFIDGQAVVEQSGAFGFIGKNGQEVLPPTYDALNPYREGYARVRVGDTYTFLDEDGQEFDHYYYNALDFAEGYAAVLDYRGWFYIQGPDTPAQNPKLFREAYSFHDGLARVRLADGYTFIRKSYLRSPEADTKPFGRYSSASDFADGKARVTQKGRTFYIDEDGDPVE from the coding sequence ATGCTGCACGTTTTCCTTCTGGGTTCTTTTTCCGATTCCGCCCGGCGGGAGCAATTTGAGGCCGTCCGCGCCGCGTTGGCCGCCGAGCCGAATTCGCCCCCCACCCTGTTGCTGGGCAACGTGCCCGGGGCGGAAGGCGAGGCGCTGGATGCCGTAGTGCTGCGCCCCCACCTGATTACGATTCTGGTGCTTGAGCCCCGGGGCGGCCGGCTTACCATCCGCGACTTTGCCCACGCCGCCTGGCAGCTCAACGGCGCCCCGCTGACCGGAGCCGCTGCTGCCGACAACCCATTTCAGCAGTTCTTGCAGCAAAAAAATGCGTTAGACCAACTGTTGAGGCCTCATTTACACGCCGGCCAAGCCAATCTGAACTTTATCAGCGGACTACTGCTGTTCGGGGAGCCGGTGACGTTTGGACCCGAAGTAGAAGAGCGGATGAGTGCGGTACCCGCCGCCAACAATTTCCAGCTTCTGGCCGACCCCAGCCGCTTCACTCGCCGCCTGGCCCAGCTGGCTACCCCCGAAATTGACCTGACGGCGGCCGACCTAGAACATCTGGCCGCCGAGCTGGCTCCCAGTGCCGACTCTACTTCGGCTGCCGCTGCGCCCGAGCCGGAAGAGGAACCTGCCGACGCACTCTCTGACGAACCCATTGCTCCGACGGCGGGCGGCTTTCTGCAGCAGAAAGCCGCGCAGCTGTGGCGGTGGCTGGGCGCCGAAGACGTGACTGACCTGGACGAAGCCCCGTACGGCTACACCGAAAAGACCTTAGCCGCCCGCAACCACGAAAAGCAGGAGTTGGAGCGCCTGCAGGCCTCTATGCAGCAAGAACTGGCCACGCAGCTACGGGCCATGGAAGCGCGGGAGGCAGAACGGGAGAAAAGCATTGCACAGCTACGCCAGCAGCTGGCCACGGCTCCGCCTGTAGCCTCCGAAGCCGCCCGACTGCAGGAGCGGCTAGCCGTGGAAAATCGGGAGAAAGAGGCCCTGGACGCAGCTATTCTGGCTTCCCGGGCCGAATCGGAAGCCCGCAACCGGGAGCTAGACGCCAAAATCCAGCAGCTGGAACAGTTGATGCAACGCCTGCAGGCAGCCCCAATTTCCAGTCCGGCAGCCCCGGGCTACTCGTCAGCTAGCAGCCCCGCCCCTACCCCACTCCACCCAACGATTCGGGCAGGCTTCCGGCAAGTGCGGGCGTGGCGCCGCCGGCTGCCGCGCCTGGCGGCCCTAGGCACCGGCGTACTGGCCGTAGCCTTAGTAGTAGGCGGTGTGAAGTCACTGATGGCCGGGCCACCCACCCGCTTTACAGAGCATGGTCGGTGGGGCCTACTGGAGGCCGACGGCGACACGCTGGTTCCCGCCCGCTACAGCAGCATCAGCGACTTTATCGACGGCCAGGCCGTGGTTGAGCAGAGCGGGGCTTTTGGCTTTATCGGCAAGAACGGTCAGGAAGTATTGCCTCCTACCTACGATGCGCTGAACCCATACCGGGAAGGCTACGCCCGGGTGCGGGTAGGCGACACCTATACTTTCCTGGATGAGGATGGGCAAGAGTTTGACCACTACTATTATAATGCCCTGGACTTTGCCGAAGGCTACGCGGCCGTGCTCGACTACCGGGGCTGGTTTTACATCCAGGGCCCCGACACACCCGCGCAGAACCCCAAACTGTTCCGGGAAGCCTATTCCTTCCACGACGGCCTAGCCCGGGTACGGCTGGCCGATGGGTACACCTTCATCCGGAAAAGCTACCTGCGCAGCCCCGAGGCCGACACCAAGCCGTTCGGCCGCTACAGCAGCGCCAGCGACTTTGCCGACGGCAAGGCCCGCGTGACCCAGAAGGGGCGCACATTCTACATCGATGAGGATGGGGACCCGGTAGAATAG
- a CDS encoding DUF6799 domain-containing protein has protein sequence MPSFARILLLCCLTSSLSGLAQSRGRNDGFQRRDGGMFIIRNGAPRPMTRDVHLPNGRVITRDGFVVARDGRRTELAEGKGCDLAGNVVQVTGEVGGPLRLAAVPRPAASAVRAPISAEAYLRQLVNGGKRRGWGHQKKGKHGKGKHKKHDH, from the coding sequence GTGCCATCCTTTGCCCGTATACTGCTGCTGTGCTGCCTGACCAGCTCTTTATCCGGCCTGGCCCAAAGCCGGGGGCGGAACGACGGGTTTCAGCGACGGGACGGCGGCATGTTTATTATTCGCAACGGCGCGCCCCGGCCCATGACCCGCGACGTGCACCTGCCCAACGGCCGCGTCATCACCCGGGACGGTTTTGTGGTAGCCCGCGACGGCCGCCGCACCGAGCTGGCGGAAGGCAAAGGCTGCGACCTGGCTGGCAATGTCGTTCAGGTGACGGGCGAGGTGGGCGGGCCACTGCGACTGGCAGCAGTTCCCCGGCCTGCCGCTTCCGCCGTGAGGGCGCCTATATCAGCAGAGGCCTATTTGCGGCAGCTAGTCAACGGCGGCAAGCGGCGGGGCTGGGGCCATCAGAAGAAGGGCAAGCACGGTAAGGGAAAGCACAAAAAGCACGACCACTAG
- a CDS encoding DUF1206 domain-containing protein, producing the protein MTSISSVLPQASPSQGIRTLARFGFAAKGAVYITMGILALLAATGMRGGKTADKQQAVQTIQDLPMGRFLLGLIALGLAGYVIWRFTQALRDTENKGHGAKGIARRIGYAASGLFYVALAFYAGKAAWQNTAVSSSGGRGNSKQSMVATLLEQSYGPWLVGAIGLFIIGTGIYQIWRAYSGKFAKHVNSSQLPANQQQIVYRTGQVGYTARGIVMAIIGYFFVQAARHSNASEVNDTEGAFDLLSSMGPGVLGIVALGLVGYGVYQVVQAKYPVLNGV; encoded by the coding sequence ATGACTTCAATTTCTTCCGTTTTACCTCAGGCTTCACCTTCGCAGGGCATTCGCACCCTAGCCCGGTTTGGGTTTGCGGCCAAAGGAGCCGTGTATATAACGATGGGCATTTTGGCACTGCTGGCGGCCACGGGCATGCGAGGCGGCAAAACTGCCGACAAGCAGCAGGCGGTTCAAACTATTCAGGATTTGCCCATGGGCCGGTTTTTACTAGGCCTGATTGCGCTGGGCCTGGCCGGTTACGTCATCTGGCGCTTCACCCAAGCCCTGCGCGACACCGAAAACAAAGGCCATGGAGCCAAAGGCATTGCCCGGCGCATTGGCTACGCGGCCAGCGGCTTGTTTTATGTGGCCCTGGCTTTTTACGCCGGTAAAGCCGCCTGGCAAAACACGGCCGTCAGCAGCAGCGGCGGCCGCGGCAACTCCAAGCAGTCGATGGTGGCTACACTGCTGGAGCAGTCGTACGGTCCCTGGCTGGTGGGCGCTATTGGCTTGTTCATTATCGGCACGGGCATTTACCAGATCTGGCGGGCGTACTCCGGCAAGTTTGCCAAGCACGTAAATTCCAGTCAATTGCCTGCCAACCAGCAACAGATTGTGTACCGCACCGGGCAGGTGGGCTACACGGCCCGGGGCATCGTTATGGCTATTATCGGTTACTTCTTCGTGCAGGCTGCCCGCCACTCCAACGCCAGCGAAGTCAACGACACCGAAGGCGCCTTCGACCTGCTGAGCTCTATGGGCCCGGGCGTTCTAGGCATCGTGGCGTTGGGATTGGTGGGCTATGGCGTTTATCAGGTAGTGCAGGCCAAGTACCCAGTCCTCAACGGCGTGTAA
- a CDS encoding NAD(P)-dependent oxidoreductase, translated as MRKVTLGIICEGKNPPDKRVPLTPKKCVEAQTTFPGLTIVVQESPVRSYSDQEYRDLGIQVSPDVSQCDILMGVKEVPVAQLIPDKTYMFFSHTVKKQPANRELLRAVLRKNITLIDYELLTNGNGERIVAFGRYAGIVGAYNGLLSYGRKHDLYRLKPAYQCVDMDDMQEEFFKVKKLPPIKIAVTGSGRVAQGALEVLDRMGIRRVSVYDYLYLDFKEPVYAQLRSSDYNARLDGRVWDTPDFHRNPHLYKSTFDKFLPVTDLLIACAYWHPTAPKLFTEEDTRQPSFRINTIADVTCDVNGSIPCTKRSSSIQHPLFDYNPQTGELEEPCSRPGNITMMAVDNLPCELPRNASRDFGRQLLDTVFPHLLSDDADEVIERATIVRGGQLTERYLYLSDYVAD; from the coding sequence ATGCGAAAAGTTACCCTTGGCATTATCTGCGAAGGCAAAAATCCGCCGGATAAACGCGTGCCCCTGACCCCGAAGAAGTGCGTGGAAGCCCAAACCACCTTTCCTGGCCTGACCATCGTGGTGCAGGAAAGCCCTGTGCGCAGTTACTCCGACCAGGAATACCGCGACCTGGGCATTCAGGTCAGCCCCGACGTAAGCCAGTGCGACATCCTGATGGGCGTCAAGGAAGTGCCGGTGGCTCAGCTGATTCCGGATAAAACGTATATGTTTTTTTCGCACACGGTGAAAAAGCAGCCCGCCAACCGGGAGTTGCTGCGGGCCGTGCTACGCAAGAACATTACCCTGATTGACTACGAACTACTCACCAACGGCAACGGGGAGCGGATTGTGGCTTTCGGGCGCTACGCTGGCATCGTAGGCGCCTATAATGGGCTGCTGAGCTACGGCCGCAAACACGATTTGTACCGCCTCAAGCCCGCCTACCAGTGCGTCGACATGGACGACATGCAGGAGGAATTTTTCAAAGTCAAAAAGCTGCCGCCTATCAAGATTGCCGTAACCGGCTCGGGCCGGGTAGCCCAGGGCGCGTTGGAGGTGCTGGACCGTATGGGCATCCGCCGGGTGAGCGTGTACGACTATCTGTACCTGGATTTTAAGGAGCCCGTGTACGCCCAGTTGCGCAGCTCCGACTACAACGCCCGCCTCGACGGCCGGGTGTGGGATACGCCCGACTTTCACCGCAACCCGCACTTATACAAAAGTACCTTCGACAAGTTTTTGCCCGTCACCGACCTGCTCATTGCCTGCGCCTACTGGCACCCGACGGCACCCAAGCTCTTCACGGAGGAAGACACCCGCCAGCCTAGCTTCCGCATCAATACCATAGCCGATGTGACCTGCGACGTAAACGGCTCCATTCCGTGCACTAAGCGCAGCAGCAGCATTCAGCACCCGCTGTTCGACTACAACCCCCAGACCGGAGAGCTGGAGGAGCCCTGTTCTCGCCCCGGCAACATTACCATGATGGCCGTGGATAATCTGCCCTGTGAGCTGCCCCGCAACGCCTCCCGGGACTTTGGCCGCCAGCTGCTCGATACGGTGTTCCCTCACCTGCTCAGTGACGATGCCGACGAGGTTATCGAGCGGGCTACTATTGTCCGCGGCGGCCAGCTCACCGAGCGGTACCTCTACCTGAGCGACTATGTGGCGGATTAG
- the gcvP gene encoding aminomethyl-transferring glycine dehydrogenase, translated as MILKTKPADVFVDRHNGPDAEAVAAMLRTIGVDSVEQLIDETVPAAIRLKRELNLPAALTERAFLAKFKGIASKNKIYKNYIGLGYHDTALPGVIQRNILENPGWYTAYTPYQAEIAQGRLEALINYQTMVIDLTGLEIANASLLDEGTAAAETMHMFHSQSKKKNASRFFVSDLVLPQTIDLMRTRATPLGIELVVGDHRSVDLSDDTLFGALLQYPAADGQIFDYKDFISKAHDKGIFVTVAADLMALTLLTPPGELGADACVGNSQRFGVPMGYGGPHAGFLATKDAFKRVIPGRIIGQSIDAAGNKAYRMALQTREQHIRREKATSNICTAQVLLSVLAGMFAVYHGPQRIRQFAANIHALTQLLEKELKALGLEQANEFYFDTLNIQLESAELQQAVKREAEAAGINFRYFGESNVGISLHQNTEASDVAFIVAVFAKVLGKSAAEAVEIPEEVELTWPKNLVRTSEYLTHPIFNTHHSEHEMLRYMKQLENKDLSLAHSMIPLGSCTMKLNATAEMIPVTWPEIGSLHPFAPREQAQGYQQIFEDLEAWLCEVTRFAAVSLQPNSGAQGEYAGLLVIRAYHEGNGQGHRNIALIPASAHGTNPASAVMAGMQVVVVKSTEEGNIDVEDLKAKAAQHADNLSCLMVTYPSTHGVYEETIIDICETIHQYGGRVYMDGANMNAQVGLTSPATIGADVCHLNLHKTFCIPHGGGGPGVGPIGVVADLAPYLPGHVVVEVGHEKATGAVSSAPWGSASILPISYAYISMMGGEGLKAATETAILNANYIKARLEEHYPVLYTGANGRCAHEMILDCRQFKKAGIEVEDIAKRLMDYGFHAPTVSFPVAGTLMVEPTESESKEELDRFIDAMISIRKEIAAVESGKADAKDNVLKHAPHTAATVLTHEWTRPYSREQAVYPLEYVRAAKFWPTVSRIDSAYGDRNLICSCTPLEEYADQEEKLVATDKGPSY; from the coding sequence ATGATTCTGAAAACCAAGCCCGCCGACGTATTTGTGGACCGCCATAACGGTCCGGATGCCGAGGCAGTGGCCGCTATGCTCCGCACCATCGGAGTAGACTCGGTCGAGCAGCTCATCGACGAAACAGTGCCCGCCGCCATCCGGCTCAAGCGCGAGTTGAACCTGCCCGCTGCCCTCACGGAGCGGGCTTTTTTGGCGAAATTCAAAGGCATTGCCAGTAAGAATAAGATCTACAAGAACTACATCGGCCTGGGTTACCACGACACGGCCCTGCCCGGCGTAATCCAGCGCAACATCCTGGAGAATCCGGGCTGGTACACGGCTTACACGCCCTACCAGGCCGAAATTGCCCAAGGCCGCCTCGAGGCGCTGATCAACTACCAGACGATGGTAATTGACCTCACCGGCCTCGAAATTGCCAACGCCAGCCTGCTCGACGAAGGCACTGCCGCCGCCGAGACCATGCACATGTTCCACAGCCAGAGCAAGAAGAAAAACGCCTCGCGCTTCTTCGTTTCGGACCTTGTGCTGCCTCAGACTATCGATTTGATGCGCACCCGCGCTACCCCGCTGGGCATTGAGCTGGTCGTGGGTGACCACCGCTCGGTGGACCTCTCGGACGACACCTTGTTTGGTGCCCTGTTGCAGTATCCTGCCGCCGACGGCCAGATTTTCGACTATAAAGACTTTATCAGCAAGGCCCACGACAAAGGCATCTTCGTGACCGTAGCCGCTGATCTGATGGCTCTGACCCTGCTCACGCCTCCTGGCGAGCTAGGCGCCGACGCCTGCGTGGGCAACTCCCAGCGTTTCGGCGTACCGATGGGCTACGGCGGCCCCCACGCCGGCTTCCTGGCGACCAAAGACGCCTTCAAGCGCGTCATTCCCGGCCGCATCATCGGCCAAAGCATCGACGCGGCCGGCAACAAGGCCTACCGCATGGCCCTGCAAACCCGGGAGCAGCACATCCGCCGTGAAAAAGCCACTTCCAACATCTGCACCGCCCAGGTACTCTTGTCGGTGCTGGCCGGTATGTTTGCCGTCTACCACGGTCCGCAGCGCATCCGCCAGTTTGCCGCCAACATCCACGCCCTGACCCAACTGCTGGAAAAAGAGCTGAAGGCCTTGGGCCTGGAGCAAGCCAACGAGTTCTACTTCGATACGCTCAACATCCAGCTGGAAAGCGCCGAGTTGCAGCAAGCCGTGAAGCGCGAAGCTGAAGCTGCCGGCATCAACTTCCGCTACTTCGGTGAGTCGAACGTGGGCATTTCCCTGCACCAGAACACCGAAGCTTCCGACGTAGCCTTCATCGTGGCCGTGTTTGCCAAGGTACTGGGCAAGTCGGCCGCTGAAGCCGTGGAAATTCCTGAGGAAGTAGAGCTGACCTGGCCCAAGAACCTGGTGCGCACCTCGGAGTACCTGACCCACCCCATCTTCAACACGCACCACTCCGAGCACGAGATGCTGCGCTACATGAAGCAGTTGGAAAACAAGGATTTGAGCCTTGCTCACTCCATGATTCCGCTGGGCTCGTGCACGATGAAGCTCAACGCCACCGCCGAAATGATTCCGGTGACCTGGCCCGAAATCGGTAGCCTCCACCCCTTTGCCCCGCGCGAGCAGGCCCAGGGTTACCAGCAGATTTTCGAGGATCTGGAAGCCTGGCTTTGCGAGGTAACGCGCTTTGCCGCCGTCAGCCTACAGCCCAACTCGGGTGCCCAGGGTGAGTACGCCGGTCTGCTCGTGATTCGGGCGTACCACGAAGGCAACGGCCAGGGTCACCGCAACATCGCCTTGATTCCGGCTTCGGCCCACGGCACTAACCCCGCTTCGGCCGTCATGGCCGGCATGCAGGTGGTAGTGGTGAAAAGCACCGAGGAAGGCAACATCGACGTGGAAGACCTCAAGGCCAAAGCCGCCCAGCACGCCGACAACCTGAGCTGCCTGATGGTAACCTACCCCAGCACCCACGGCGTGTACGAGGAAACCATCATCGACATCTGCGAGACGATTCACCAGTACGGCGGCCGTGTGTATATGGACGGTGCCAACATGAACGCCCAGGTGGGCCTCACCTCGCCCGCCACCATCGGGGCAGACGTGTGCCACCTAAACCTGCACAAAACTTTCTGCATCCCGCACGGCGGCGGCGGACCCGGCGTAGGCCCTATCGGCGTAGTCGCTGATCTGGCTCCCTACCTGCCCGGCCACGTGGTGGTGGAAGTGGGTCACGAAAAAGCCACTGGCGCCGTTTCTTCGGCACCCTGGGGCTCGGCCAGCATTCTGCCCATCAGCTACGCCTACATTTCGATGATGGGCGGCGAGGGGCTGAAGGCAGCTACAGAAACGGCTATTCTGAACGCCAACTACATCAAAGCCCGCCTCGAAGAGCACTACCCCGTGCTTTACACCGGTGCCAACGGCCGCTGTGCCCACGAAATGATTCTCGACTGCCGCCAGTTCAAAAAGGCCGGCATTGAGGTCGAGGACATTGCCAAGCGCCTGATGGATTACGGCTTCCACGCCCCTACCGTGTCATTCCCCGTGGCTGGAACCTTGATGGTGGAGCCCACCGAGTCGGAAAGCAAGGAGGAGCTGGACCGCTTCATCGACGCCATGATTTCCATTCGCAAGGAAATTGCCGCCGTAGAGTCGGGCAAGGCTGATGCCAAGGACAACGTGCTCAAGCACGCTCCGCACACGGCCGCTACGGTGCTGACCCACGAGTGGACCCGCCCCTACTCACGCGAGCAGGCCGTGTACCCGCTAGAGTACGTGCGCGCCGCCAAGTTCTGGCCCACCGTGTCGCGCATCGACTCGGCCTACGGCGACCGTAACCTGATCTGCTCCTGCACCCCGCTGGAAGAGTACGCCGACCAGGAAGAGAAGCTGGTGGCTACCGACAAAGGCCCATCGTACTAA
- a CDS encoding DUF4136 domain-containing protein: MNRISRFFTRPVAMVAVGLSLLLGATSCATSHVGVSSDFDHSVNFRAYKTWAWYPQQTVDTEGGPAKGYESFFDKRMRSAVEAEMGRKGLTQVEKNPDIYVAYSAKVEDKQRVNYPYSPFGYGYYGYGGYGRGMNSVSEYKEGTVIIDIVDAKRKELAWRGQGEAQIDNRTISEPEVYRIVGSVLGNYPPTDGRNSQAQR; encoded by the coding sequence ATGAACCGTATATCCCGCTTCTTTACCCGCCCGGTAGCAATGGTTGCTGTAGGCCTTTCCCTCTTGCTGGGAGCCACTAGCTGCGCCACTTCGCACGTGGGTGTTTCTTCTGATTTTGACCACTCTGTTAATTTCCGGGCCTACAAAACCTGGGCCTGGTATCCGCAGCAAACCGTTGACACGGAAGGCGGCCCAGCTAAGGGCTACGAATCTTTCTTCGACAAGCGGATGCGCTCGGCCGTTGAAGCCGAAATGGGCCGTAAAGGCTTAACCCAGGTTGAAAAGAACCCTGACATCTACGTGGCCTACAGCGCCAAAGTAGAAGACAAACAGCGCGTAAACTATCCGTACTCGCCATTCGGCTACGGGTACTACGGCTACGGTGGCTACGGCCGCGGCATGAACTCGGTGTCGGAGTATAAGGAAGGCACTGTCATTATTGACATCGTGGACGCCAAGCGTAAAGAGCTGGCATGGCGTGGCCAGGGTGAGGCGCAGATTGACAACCGCACCATTTCCGAGCCCGAAGTATACCGCATCGTGGGCAGCGTACTGGGGAACTACCCCCCCACGGATGGCCGTAACAGCCAAGCCCAGCGCTAG
- the lipA gene encoding lipoyl synthase, with translation MLTLPIIQAETAAPAVPAKPRKPDWLRVKLPVGPEYAKVRRLVDEHKLHTICESGNCPNMGECWGAGTATFMILGNVCTRSCSFCAVATGRPNEYDTDEPRRVAEAIQLMGVKHAVITSVNRDELKDRGASIWLETVVRIKELSPATTIETLIPDVKANWAALETMIAGGQEVVSHNVETVGSLYRLVRPQAKYDRSLEQIRRTKEAGKRTKSGIMLGLGETKEEMYQAMDDLAANGLDILTLGQYLQPTKRHIEVAEFIHPDLFAHYREEGLRRGLKYVEAGPLVRSSYHAERHVNVPI, from the coding sequence TTGTTGACTTTACCTATCATTCAAGCTGAAACGGCCGCTCCGGCGGTGCCAGCCAAGCCCCGGAAACCGGACTGGCTGCGTGTGAAGCTGCCGGTAGGACCCGAATATGCCAAAGTGCGCCGCTTGGTAGACGAGCATAAGCTGCACACCATCTGCGAAAGCGGCAACTGCCCCAACATGGGTGAGTGCTGGGGAGCCGGTACCGCTACGTTTATGATTCTGGGCAACGTGTGCACGCGTTCCTGCTCGTTTTGCGCCGTAGCCACGGGCCGCCCCAACGAATACGATACCGACGAGCCCCGGCGCGTGGCCGAGGCCATTCAGCTCATGGGCGTGAAGCACGCCGTAATTACCAGCGTAAACCGCGACGAACTCAAGGACCGTGGCGCCAGCATCTGGCTCGAAACCGTGGTCCGCATCAAGGAGTTGAGCCCGGCTACGACTATCGAAACCCTGATTCCGGACGTGAAAGCCAACTGGGCCGCGCTGGAAACAATGATTGCCGGTGGTCAGGAAGTAGTGTCGCACAATGTGGAAACTGTGGGCAGCCTCTACCGCCTCGTGCGGCCCCAGGCCAAGTACGACCGGAGCCTGGAGCAGATCCGCCGGACTAAGGAAGCCGGTAAGCGCACCAAGTCGGGTATCATGCTGGGACTGGGCGAAACCAAGGAGGAAATGTACCAGGCCATGGACGACCTAGCCGCTAACGGCCTCGACATCCTGACGCTGGGCCAGTACCTGCAGCCTACCAAGCGCCACATCGAAGTCGCCGAGTTTATCCACCCCGACCTGTTCGCACACTACCGCGAGGAAGGCCTGCGCCGCGGCTTAAAGTACGTGGAAGCCGGTCCGTTGGTACGTAGCAGCTACCACGCTGAACGCCACGTCAACGTGCCGATTTAA
- a CDS encoding OsmC family protein: MSTATARYTGNLRTEAVHTASGTTIFTDAPVDNHGRGESFSPTDLVSAALGTCMMTIMGIVAERQQLDLTGVSFEVQKHMAPEPRRIAQIDITFRMPTTLSDKERAVLENAARTCPVALSLNPEIRQEVQFLYE; the protein is encoded by the coding sequence ATGAGCACTGCCACTGCCCGCTACACCGGGAACCTGCGTACCGAAGCCGTTCACACCGCTTCCGGCACCACCATCTTCACCGATGCGCCCGTCGATAACCATGGCCGGGGCGAATCATTTTCGCCTACCGATCTGGTCAGTGCCGCGCTGGGAACCTGCATGATGACCATCATGGGCATCGTAGCAGAACGGCAGCAGCTGGACCTAACTGGGGTTAGCTTCGAGGTGCAGAAACACATGGCCCCCGAGCCGCGGCGCATCGCGCAGATTGACATAACCTTCCGCATGCCGACGACCCTGTCAGACAAAGAGCGGGCCGTGCTCGAAAACGCGGCCCGCACCTGTCCGGTGGCTCTAAGTCTGAACCCCGAAATCCGGCAGGAGGTTCAGTTCCTCTATGAGTAG
- the ytxJ gene encoding bacillithiol system redox-active protein YtxJ, translating into MSTPWLPLTDAAQLTDIVQESHEHPVLIFKHSTSCSISAAAKSKLERQWPDADLANATIYYLDLLRYRPISSEIASKFGVRHESPQLLLIQDGECRFDASHMGIRLSDVRELVK; encoded by the coding sequence ATGAGTACTCCCTGGCTTCCCCTCACCGACGCTGCCCAACTCACCGACATCGTGCAAGAGTCGCACGAGCACCCGGTGCTGATTTTCAAGCACAGCACGTCCTGTTCTATTAGCGCCGCGGCCAAAAGCAAGCTGGAGCGCCAGTGGCCCGATGCCGACCTGGCCAACGCCACCATCTACTACCTGGACCTGCTGCGCTACCGCCCTATTTCCTCAGAAATAGCCAGCAAGTTTGGCGTGCGCCACGAGTCGCCCCAACTGCTGCTCATCCAAGACGGTGAGTGCCGCTTCGACGCCTCCCACATGGGCATCCGCCTCAGCGACGTGCGTGAGTTGGTGAAATAG